A stretch of Deltaproteobacteria bacterium DNA encodes these proteins:
- a CDS encoding zf-HC2 domain-containing protein, protein MSQASPECDRTNEHLLDYAYGELSGAPLAELEKHLPGCERCQADLAALKGTRRVMASLAPVPAPAGGLDSLLAYAEQQAKRQQKPARPKWLGWLMGAVPVAAAVVIVTTLSLNNTRSPALKATEEAPGSVAVARPSAEAEAGEAKDVAKNGAPKPGAPPALAKAPEAVVAAAPTPAMQPAPEPVHVTGRIAGAPPAKTMSAKGGMAMGAKADLAERDEEKAAVAYKAPAADKAEKRKANAEQDFDRLLGGQAVGGDMGSVAQGGGAGAAGPGGASRSLDQQNTTKDAKAMQQGYRVVAPAVPTDAAPPVQAQAAPMASKPDTSSRLGAGKSAQKEQDERRGDGIVDSASQVAEMDSNVASAPAPAQAAPPPPAMKQAQAPAATLPAEQQFDLAQREEAKPAKPAAHAANKKAEAGPVVAATGSADPSAGADALAQSGNHAGAAAAWFAAYQAAPSTSRGANALFNAATESQKAGLYGQAAMWFQRFADEFPKSAYAPAALATAVQIRRSHDGEGAATTLEDNLLSRYPESQQAQEVARHRRAHAPAPMKAKAEKKSMDFDDSSVERAAPAPAAPAATEMSK, encoded by the coding sequence ATGAGCCAGGCCTCTCCAGAGTGCGATCGCACGAACGAGCACCTGCTCGACTACGCCTACGGCGAGCTCTCGGGCGCGCCGCTCGCGGAGCTGGAGAAGCACTTGCCCGGCTGCGAGCGGTGCCAGGCGGATCTCGCCGCGCTCAAGGGCACGCGCCGGGTGATGGCCTCGCTCGCGCCCGTGCCGGCGCCGGCGGGCGGGCTCGACTCGTTGCTCGCGTACGCGGAGCAGCAGGCCAAGCGGCAGCAGAAGCCCGCGCGTCCGAAGTGGCTGGGCTGGCTGATGGGCGCGGTGCCCGTTGCTGCGGCGGTCGTCATCGTGACCACGCTGAGCCTCAACAACACGCGCAGCCCGGCGTTGAAGGCGACGGAAGAGGCGCCGGGTTCCGTTGCCGTTGCGCGTCCCAGCGCGGAAGCCGAAGCCGGCGAAGCCAAAGACGTCGCCAAGAACGGAGCGCCCAAGCCTGGTGCACCGCCTGCGTTGGCAAAGGCTCCGGAGGCCGTTGTGGCTGCGGCGCCCACGCCGGCGATGCAGCCTGCGCCCGAGCCGGTCCACGTCACGGGCCGCATCGCCGGCGCGCCGCCTGCGAAGACGATGTCTGCCAAGGGCGGGATGGCGATGGGTGCGAAGGCCGATCTCGCTGAGCGCGATGAAGAGAAGGCCGCGGTTGCCTACAAGGCCCCGGCCGCCGACAAGGCCGAGAAGCGCAAGGCGAATGCTGAGCAGGATTTCGATCGTCTTCTGGGTGGCCAGGCCGTCGGCGGCGACATGGGCAGCGTGGCGCAGGGCGGCGGCGCGGGCGCAGCAGGTCCCGGCGGTGCGTCGAGGAGTCTCGACCAGCAGAACACAACCAAGGATGCCAAGGCCATGCAGCAGGGCTATCGCGTGGTGGCGCCTGCAGTCCCGACCGACGCGGCCCCGCCTGTTCAGGCTCAAGCCGCACCGATGGCGTCGAAGCCCGACACTTCGTCGCGTTTGGGCGCAGGGAAGAGCGCTCAGAAGGAGCAGGACGAGCGTCGCGGCGACGGCATCGTGGATTCGGCGAGCCAGGTTGCGGAGATGGATAGCAACGTCGCATCCGCGCCCGCGCCCGCCCAAGCTGCGCCTCCTCCGCCCGCGATGAAGCAGGCCCAAGCGCCCGCGGCAACTCTGCCTGCAGAGCAGCAGTTTGACCTCGCGCAGCGCGAGGAGGCCAAGCCGGCCAAGCCTGCGGCGCATGCTGCGAACAAGAAGGCGGAAGCCGGCCCGGTCGTCGCGGCCACAGGCTCGGCCGATCCGTCCGCGGGTGCCGACGCGCTCGCCCAGAGCGGCAATCACGCAGGTGCTGCCGCCGCTTGGTTCGCGGCGTACCAGGCCGCGCCCAGCACCTCTCGCGGCGCAAACGCGCTCTTCAATGCCGCGACCGAGTCGCAGAAGGCCGGGCTGTATGGCCAGGCGGCCATGTGGTTCCAGCGGTTCGCGGATGAGTTCCCCAAGTCGGCGTACGCGCCTGCTGCGCTCGCCACGGCCGTGCAGATCCGGCGCTCGCACGACGGCGAGGGCGCGGCCACCACGCTCGAGGACAACCTCCTCAGCAGGTACCCCGAGTCGCAACAGGCACAGGAGGTCGCTCGGCACCGCCGCGCGCACGCGCCCGCGCCCATGAAGGCCAAGGCCGAGAAGAAGTCGATGGACTTCGACGATTCCTCGGTCGAGCGCGCCGCACCTGCGCCGGCGGCTCCCGCAGCCACAGAGATGTCGAAGTAG